In a genomic window of Thunnus thynnus chromosome 16, fThuThy2.1, whole genome shotgun sequence:
- the maco1b gene encoding macoilin-2 isoform X2, which translates to MKRRNADCSKLRRPLKRNRITEGIYGSTFLYLKFLVVWALVLLADFVLEFRFEYLWPFWLFIRSVYDSFRYQGLAFSVFFVCVAFTSDIICLLFIPVQWLFFAASTYVWVQYVWHTERGVCLPTVSLWILFVYIEAAIRFKDLKNFHVDLCRPFAAHCIGYPVVTLGFGFKSYVSYKMRLRKQKEVQKENEFYMQLLQQALPPEQQMLQRQEREAEEAAAAAKGISEVDTPPVSQNGAPANKKTSAPLPELEYREKGKEGKGGGEAKKQHNSNSILPSSVDSKLQEMEYMENHMNNKRLTTELGSTENLLLKEDNNSSCSSSSSSSSKNYKNASSNAATLNSSPRGHSATNGSVPSSNSSSSSTAKNEKKHKLAVKGTSGGSHRDPTDNCIPNNQLSKPEALVRLEQDVKKLKADLQASRQVEQDLRSQIGSLGSAERSVRTELGQLRQENELLQNKLHNAVQAKQKDKQAVGQLEKRLKAEQEARANAEKQLADEKKRKKLEEATAARAVALAAASRGECTDTLRRRITELETECKKLTMDNKLKEDQIRELDLKVQELHKYKENEKDTEVLMSALSAMQDKTQHLENSLSAETRIKLDLFSALGDAKRQLEIAQGQILQKEQEIKDLKQKIAEVMAVMPSISYTADTSSMTPVAPHYSSKFMDTNPSGLDPNASVYQPLKK; encoded by the exons atgaagcgGCGCAATGCGGACTGCAGCAAACTCCGACGGCCGTTAAAACGGAACCGAATCACCGAGGGTATATACGGCAG tACCTTCCTGTACCTGAAGTTCTTGGTGGTGTGGGCACTGGTGCTACTGGCAGACTTTGTACTGGAGTTCAGGTTTGAGTACCTCTGGCCATTCTGGCTCTTCATCCGGAGTGTGTACGACTCCTTTAGATACCAGGGGCTG GCCTTCTCAgtattctttgtgtgtgtggcgtTTACCTCGGACATCATTtgcctcctcttcatcccagtACAATGGCTGTTCTTTGCTGCCAGTACCTATGTATGGGTCCAGTATGTCTGGCACACAG AGAGAGGCGTCTGTCTGCCCACCGTGTCTCTATGGATACTCTTTGTGTACATAGAGGCAGCCATCAGATTCAAAGACCTGAAGAACTTCCACGTGGACTTGTGTCGTCCTTTTGCTGCACACTG CATTGGCTACCCAGTGGTCACGCTGGGCTTTGGCTTTAAGAGCTACGTAAGCTACAAGATGCGCCTCCGGAAGCAGAAGGAGGTGCAGAAGGAGAATGAGTTTTACATGCAGCTCCTGCAGCAGGCTCTGCCTCCAGAGCAACAGATGCTTCAGAGGCAAGAGCGAGAAGCAGAGGAAG cagcagcagcagctaaagGAATATCTGAAGTGGACACACCCCCAGTGTCACAGAATGGCGCGCCTGCCAATAAAAAGACATCGGCACCACTGCCGGAGCTAGAGTAtagagaaaaagggaaagagggaaagggTGGCGGGGAGGCTAAAAAGCagcacaacagcaacagcatcCTGCCGTCATCAGTGGACTCTAAACTCCAGGAGATGGAGTATATGGAGAACCATATGAACAACAAGAGACTGACCACAGAGCTGGGCAGCACAGAGAACCTGTTGCTTAAAGAGGACAACaattcctcctgctcctcctcttcctcctcctcctccaaaaactacaaaaatgcTAGCAGCAATGCCGCAACACTCAACTCCTCGCCCCGCGGCCATAGTGCTACCAACGGCAGCGTGCCCTCCTCTaactcatcctcctcttccacgGCGAAGAACGAGAAGAAGCACAAGTTAGCAGTGAAGGGGACATCGGGTGGCTCCCACAGGGATCCCACAGACAACTGTATCCCCAACAACCAGCTGAGCAAGCCAGAAGCACTTGTTAG ATTGGAGCAGGACGTTAAGAAGTTAAAGGCGGACCTGCAGGCTAGCCGGCAGGTGGAGCAGGACCTGCGCAGCCAGATTGGCTCGCTGGGCAGCGCTGAGCGCTCTGTACGCACTGAGCTGGGCCAACTGCGCCAGGAGAACGAGCTGCTGCAGAACAA GCTCCATAATGCTGTGCAGGCAAAGCAAAAGGACAAACAGGCAGTGGGCCAACTGGAGAAGAGGCTCAAAGCAGAGCAGGAGGCTCGTGCCAACGCCGAGAAACAGCTCGCAGATGAAAAGAAGCGCAAGAAGCTAGAGGAGGCCACAGCAGCCAGAGCAGTAGCACTAGCAGCAGCATCCAG AGGGGAGTGCACAGACACGCTGCGGCGGCGGATAACTGAATTAGAAACAGAGTGTAAGAAACTAACAATGGACAACAAGCTCAAGGAGGACCAGATCCGAGAGCTTGACTTGAAAGTTCAG GAGCTTCATAAATACAAGGAGAATGAAAAAGACACAGAGGTGCTGATGTCAGCGCTGTCAGCCATGCAAGACAAGACCCAGCACCTGGAGAACAGCCTGAGCGCAGAGACCAGGATCAAACTGGACCTCTTCTCTGCGCTGGGAGACGCCAAAAGACAGCTGGAGATTGCACAAG GTCAGATCCTGCAGAAGGAACAGGAGATAAAAGATCTGAAGCAGAAGATAGCTGAAGTGATGGCCGTCATGCCAAGCATCTCCTACACAGCTGACACCAGCAGCATGACCCCCGTGGCCCCCCACTACTCCTCCAAGTTCATGGACACCAATCCCTCCGGCCTAGACCCCAACGCCTCCGTTTACCAGCCACTCAAAAAGTGA
- the maco1b gene encoding macoilin-2 isoform X1, producing MKRRNADCSKLRRPLKRNRITEGIYGSTFLYLKFLVVWALVLLADFVLEFRFEYLWPFWLFIRSVYDSFRYQGLAFSVFFVCVAFTSDIICLLFIPVQWLFFAASTYVWVQYVWHTERGVCLPTVSLWILFVYIEAAIRFKDLKNFHVDLCRPFAAHCIGYPVVTLGFGFKSYVSYKMRLRKQKEVQKENEFYMQLLQQALPPEQQMLQRQEREAEEAAAAAAKGISEVDTPPVSQNGAPANKKTSAPLPELEYREKGKEGKGGGEAKKQHNSNSILPSSVDSKLQEMEYMENHMNNKRLTTELGSTENLLLKEDNNSSCSSSSSSSSKNYKNASSNAATLNSSPRGHSATNGSVPSSNSSSSSTAKNEKKHKLAVKGTSGGSHRDPTDNCIPNNQLSKPEALVRLEQDVKKLKADLQASRQVEQDLRSQIGSLGSAERSVRTELGQLRQENELLQNKLHNAVQAKQKDKQAVGQLEKRLKAEQEARANAEKQLADEKKRKKLEEATAARAVALAAASRGECTDTLRRRITELETECKKLTMDNKLKEDQIRELDLKVQELHKYKENEKDTEVLMSALSAMQDKTQHLENSLSAETRIKLDLFSALGDAKRQLEIAQGQILQKEQEIKDLKQKIAEVMAVMPSISYTADTSSMTPVAPHYSSKFMDTNPSGLDPNASVYQPLKK from the exons atgaagcgGCGCAATGCGGACTGCAGCAAACTCCGACGGCCGTTAAAACGGAACCGAATCACCGAGGGTATATACGGCAG tACCTTCCTGTACCTGAAGTTCTTGGTGGTGTGGGCACTGGTGCTACTGGCAGACTTTGTACTGGAGTTCAGGTTTGAGTACCTCTGGCCATTCTGGCTCTTCATCCGGAGTGTGTACGACTCCTTTAGATACCAGGGGCTG GCCTTCTCAgtattctttgtgtgtgtggcgtTTACCTCGGACATCATTtgcctcctcttcatcccagtACAATGGCTGTTCTTTGCTGCCAGTACCTATGTATGGGTCCAGTATGTCTGGCACACAG AGAGAGGCGTCTGTCTGCCCACCGTGTCTCTATGGATACTCTTTGTGTACATAGAGGCAGCCATCAGATTCAAAGACCTGAAGAACTTCCACGTGGACTTGTGTCGTCCTTTTGCTGCACACTG CATTGGCTACCCAGTGGTCACGCTGGGCTTTGGCTTTAAGAGCTACGTAAGCTACAAGATGCGCCTCCGGAAGCAGAAGGAGGTGCAGAAGGAGAATGAGTTTTACATGCAGCTCCTGCAGCAGGCTCTGCCTCCAGAGCAACAGATGCTTCAGAGGCAAGAGCGAGAAGCAGAGGAAG cagcagcagcagcagctaaagGAATATCTGAAGTGGACACACCCCCAGTGTCACAGAATGGCGCGCCTGCCAATAAAAAGACATCGGCACCACTGCCGGAGCTAGAGTAtagagaaaaagggaaagagggaaagggTGGCGGGGAGGCTAAAAAGCagcacaacagcaacagcatcCTGCCGTCATCAGTGGACTCTAAACTCCAGGAGATGGAGTATATGGAGAACCATATGAACAACAAGAGACTGACCACAGAGCTGGGCAGCACAGAGAACCTGTTGCTTAAAGAGGACAACaattcctcctgctcctcctcttcctcctcctcctccaaaaactacaaaaatgcTAGCAGCAATGCCGCAACACTCAACTCCTCGCCCCGCGGCCATAGTGCTACCAACGGCAGCGTGCCCTCCTCTaactcatcctcctcttccacgGCGAAGAACGAGAAGAAGCACAAGTTAGCAGTGAAGGGGACATCGGGTGGCTCCCACAGGGATCCCACAGACAACTGTATCCCCAACAACCAGCTGAGCAAGCCAGAAGCACTTGTTAG ATTGGAGCAGGACGTTAAGAAGTTAAAGGCGGACCTGCAGGCTAGCCGGCAGGTGGAGCAGGACCTGCGCAGCCAGATTGGCTCGCTGGGCAGCGCTGAGCGCTCTGTACGCACTGAGCTGGGCCAACTGCGCCAGGAGAACGAGCTGCTGCAGAACAA GCTCCATAATGCTGTGCAGGCAAAGCAAAAGGACAAACAGGCAGTGGGCCAACTGGAGAAGAGGCTCAAAGCAGAGCAGGAGGCTCGTGCCAACGCCGAGAAACAGCTCGCAGATGAAAAGAAGCGCAAGAAGCTAGAGGAGGCCACAGCAGCCAGAGCAGTAGCACTAGCAGCAGCATCCAG AGGGGAGTGCACAGACACGCTGCGGCGGCGGATAACTGAATTAGAAACAGAGTGTAAGAAACTAACAATGGACAACAAGCTCAAGGAGGACCAGATCCGAGAGCTTGACTTGAAAGTTCAG GAGCTTCATAAATACAAGGAGAATGAAAAAGACACAGAGGTGCTGATGTCAGCGCTGTCAGCCATGCAAGACAAGACCCAGCACCTGGAGAACAGCCTGAGCGCAGAGACCAGGATCAAACTGGACCTCTTCTCTGCGCTGGGAGACGCCAAAAGACAGCTGGAGATTGCACAAG GTCAGATCCTGCAGAAGGAACAGGAGATAAAAGATCTGAAGCAGAAGATAGCTGAAGTGATGGCCGTCATGCCAAGCATCTCCTACACAGCTGACACCAGCAGCATGACCCCCGTGGCCCCCCACTACTCCTCCAAGTTCATGGACACCAATCCCTCCGGCCTAGACCCCAACGCCTCCGTTTACCAGCCACTCAAAAAGTGA